CCGCAACCAGTCGCGAGAATTTTTGGCACGCGTTCTGGCCGTGGTTTATTATGTGTTTGGAATAGAGAGAAAAGGGTGATTCTTAATGAAATTAATTTAAATTCTTAACCCGAATTTTTATTAAAACCCGTACATAATCTTATATTTGCAGAAATTAAAATCTATGCTCGTTATCGGAATTGCAGGAGGAACAGGCTCCGGAAAAACTACCGTTGTAAACAAAATTCTACAGCAACTTAATGTGGAAGGTGTTAACGTTCTTTCTCAGGACAATTATTATCATGATAACCAGCAGCTTACTTTATCCGAGCGCGAAGTTTTGAACTATGATCACCCGAAATCAATTGATTTCGAACTGTTGATTTCACACGTTAAAGCGCTGAAAAACGGGGTAGCTATTGATCAGCCTATTTACTCATTTGTAACCCATTCAAGAACTGGAGATCATGTGCAGATTGAACCCAAAAATGTATTGATTGTGGAGGGAATTCTTGTGCTCACAAATCCCGAACTCTTAAAAGAGTATGACCTGAAAGTCTTTGTACATGCAGATTCTGATGAAAGACTGATCCGTAGAATCCGCCGTGATACACAGGAAAGAGGCCGCGATCTGCAGGAAGTGTTACACCGCTACCAGACCACACTGAAACCAATGCATATGGAATTCATAGAACCCTCAAAAAACGAAGCGGATCTTATTGTTCCCAATATGAAACAGAATACCGTGGCGATTGATTTCCTTTCAACAGTAATCAATAATACGCTGAAAAAAACACATTGATTATGAAAGAGCTGATCAAGGACATAAAGCCGAAAACACCGACGCTAAAGTTCATTCAGAAATATGTCCTGAATAAATATTTTATTACCATTTTCCTTTTTTTAGGATGGATGGTTTTTTTCGACAGCACTTCATTTCTCGTTATCAACGAAATGAATGGGGAAATAAAGAAATATGAAAGACAGCTCGCATACTATAAAGAAGAATATCAGAAAAATGATGCGTTCTACAAAAAACTCATGAATAATAAATCGGAAAAGGAAAAATTTGCCCGCGAAAATTATTTCATGAAGAAACCTAATGAAGAAATCTTTATTTTGGTGGTAGACAGCACGAATATTACGAAAACACAGTAGAATGTTCACAAAAACAACACTTTCAGACTGGGAAAACACTGTTCGGAAACAACTTAAAACCGAAGATATCTATGAGGTTCTTTCGAAAGAAAATCTCGAAGGAATTACGGTAAAACCATATTACGCTTCGGTTGAAAGACCACTTGCCAACTTACCGAAAGTGGAAGAATCAACCCAGTTGGTCGCTAGATACCGCGAAGATCTGGAAGAAAATGTGTTCGCCTTTCTTCTCGATAAAAACGTGGAAAATCTCGACGAAAAAGTTCTTTTTATCAACAATAAAGATCTTGCAGAACATATCTCCGCCGAGGAAAATAACCGCTATCTTTCGCTCATCGATATATTTTCTGAAGAGAATTCTGAATTGAATGAACAGCTCGGTAAAGAGTTACTCGCTAAAGATTTCGAAAGAAACATCTGCGTTGATGTGGCGCTTCACCAAAATTCCGGAGCTTCAATGGTTCAGCAGCTCGCTTTTGCACTGGCAAAAACCAAAGATCTTACCGAAACTTTCGGTGAAGAAATCTTGAGTAAGCTCGTTTTTCGTTTTGCTGTCGGGGCTAACTATTTCTTTGAAATGGCAAAAATCAGGGCATTCAAACTCGTTTTTAATCAGCTGTCAAAGGAATTCGGGAAAGATGAAATTCCGTATATATTCGTGGAAAATTCCTTTCGGAATAAATCCAAAAATGATCCTGAGAATAACCTGATCCGTTCAACACTTGAGCTTTCGGCGGCAATGATTGGCGGCGCAGATGCCGTGTTCAGCAATGATTTCAGGATTGAAAACGCGACTTCGCTTTCCGAAGAAATTTCTTTTAAACAGCAGATTGTTCTCGCTTACGAAAGCATTATTAATGTTTTTGATGACGGTGGAAACGGCAGTTATTATATTGAAAATATTACCCAACAGTTTGCAGAAAATTCCTGGAAATTATTTTTAGAAATCGAGAATAGAGGCGGGTACTGCGCAAATCTGAAATCCGGTGAGTTGCAACAATTAATCTATAATCAGGCTGTTGCGGAACAGAATTGGGTTGAGGAAGGCAAAATAAAACTCATTGGTGTAAATCTTTATCCGAAACATGAAAAAACCAGATCTCTGGAAGATCTTTACGATTCATCAGTGATTAAACCGGTTCGGTGGGCTGAAATGTTCGAATAAGTGAAATGAAATCAGAAGTAAACCAACTTCTTCTTACTGAAGAAATTCAAAAATATATCAATGCAAATCTCACCGCTGATTTGCATTCTTTGTTACTGAAAAAATCACCATTCCCGGAAGTATCGATGCAGGAAATTGTGCAGCAGATCAAAGGAAAAAAGGTTGCCCAGAAAAAGTTTCCCTTTCTGCTTCGGGAAGGAATTGTTTTTCCGCCAAATCTTAATCTGGAACAGGCTTCGTCTCAGGCTACCGCAGAATTTAAAGCAAAAAATCTTAAAGCAAAAAGTTTTCTTGATCTCACTTCAGGATTTGGCATTGATGCTTACTTTCTTTCTGAAAATTTTGATGATGTTACCCTTGTAGAACAAAATACTGAGCTTCTGGAAACGGTAAAACACAATTGGAAAATTCTTGACAGAAGCGCGAATTTCATCAATAAAAATTTAGAGGATTTTCTAAAGGAAAACACCGGAAAATTTGATTTGGTTTACCTTGATCCAGCGCGGCGGGATGCGCAGAAAAACAAAAAATTTCTGCTCGAAGATTTGTCACCTAATTTGTTGGAAATTCAGGAGAAACTCTGCAGAATTTCAGATCAGATTCTTATCAAACTTTCGCCGCTTATTGATATTTCTTACCTGATTTCTGTGCTGAAAAATGTCTCGGAAATTCAAATCATCGCGGTGAAAAATGAGGTAAAGGAACTGATTGTATTGATTTCTCGGGAAAATCAGAATAGTACGGTACAAATCGGCTGCATTAATCTTGAAAGCACAGATCCGGACTTTTCGTTTTCATATCACGATGAAAGAACTGCAGTTGCCCAGTTTGCTGAACCGCTGAACTTTCTTTATTTGCCGAATAACTCCGTTTTAAAGTCCGGGGCATTCAATGTCGTTGCAAACCGTTTTCAACTTTTCAAGCTTCATCCAAATACCCATTTTTATACTTCCGAAGAATTGTCAAAGGATTTTCCCGGAAGAATAATGAAAGTTGAAGTTTTGGAACCTAAAATGATTAAAAAGGGCGAAAAATATAATATCATTTCAAAAAACTACCCGCTGTCACCCGATGAAATTAAGAAGAAATATAAAATTTCTGATGGCGGAAATAATTATCTGATATTCACACAAAGCCACAAAGGAAAAATTATTTTAAGATCTGTTGAATAATCTTTTAAATATTTGGGGCAAAACGTAATATTTCTTACTTTTGGGCCATAAAAAAATTATGAAATCGCCACGAATTGTAAATGCTGGTCATGGCAGGAATTGAGTGATTGCATAAAAACTTAAAAAAATAGATATTACTTATGAAAAAAGTTATTTTAGTTTTTGCTTTGGCAAGTTTTGTGGTGAGCTGCAAAAAAATTCAGGCGGGTTCTAACAAAGGCGTTTTGAAGATGGAAGAAGGTGCCGACAGATATACTGAAGATGTTCAGGGAAGCCATGTTGAAACTCCTGCCGCAACAGTAGAAGCAACAGCAACTCCACAGGACTCAGTAAGAACTGCTGAAGTTACAGAAGTTAAAATTACTGCAGACAGTACTAAAACAGCCGTTAAATAGTAGGCTGTATTATATAAAAGAAGAAGATGTCTTGCTTATGCAGGACATTTTTTTTATTTTTACATGATTCGATTTTTAATAATTTAAGCAAAAATAAAATGCAAGAAACCCTAAATTACATCAACGAAAATAAACAGCGGTATGTTGATGAACTCTTTGAGCTGCTGAAGATTGCATCAATCTCTGCAGATCCTGCATACAAAGATGAAGTGCTGAAATGCGCTGATGAAGTTGCCAAGCATCTTAAAACTGCTGGTGCAGATCATGTTGAAGTTTGCCCGACCAAAGGTTATCCTATCGTTTACGGAGAAAAAATCATAGATAAAAATTTACCGACTGTACTTGTATATGGTCATTACGACGTACAGCCGCCGGATCCGCTTGAGTTATGGACAAAACCGCCTTTTGAGCCATATATTGAGAAAACTCCGCTTCATCCTGAAGGCGCGATTTTCGCTAGAGGTTCTGCAGATGACAAGGGCCAGTTTTTCATGCATGTAAAAGCTTTTGAAGCGATGATGAAGACCAATACATTGCCGTGTAATGTGAAGTTTATTTTGGAGGGCGAAGAAGAAGTTGGTTCTAAAAGTCTGGAAGGTTTTGTAAAAGAAAACACCGAAAAGTTAGCCTGCGATACGATCTTAATTTCAGATACTCATATTTATTCTAATGAGCAGCCAACGGTAACAACCGGCTTGCGAGGTTTGAGTTATGTGGAAGTTGAAGTAGAAGGACCCAACAGGGATTTACATTCCGGATTATATGGTGGAGCTGTTCCTAATCCGATCCACGTGCTTTCGCGAATGATAGCAAATCTTATTGACGAGAACGGTCACATTACGATTGACGGTTTTTATGACAATGTAGACGTTGTCTCTGATGAGGAAAGAGCGGAAATGAATAAATTGAAAGACGATCCGGAAGGCTTCAAAAAATCTATCGGATTGAATGGAGTAGAAGGGGAAAAAGGATATACAACTTTAGAGAGAACTTCCATCCGTCCGACTTTAGACTGCAACGGAATTTGGGGCGGTTATACAGGAGAAGGCGCAAAAACCGTAATTCCAAGCAAAGCATTTGCTAAAATTTCCATGCGTTTGGTTCCTTACCAGACTCCAGACGAAATCACCGAGAAATTCACTAAATATTTTGAAAAAATTGCTCCGGCAAATGTAAAAGTGAAGGTAAATCCTCACCATGGCGGCATGCCTTACGTTTTGCCAAGCGACACCAAAGAGTTTGCTGCAGCCAGAAAAGCAATGGAAACCGCTTTTGGTAAAGAAGTGCTTCCGTACAGAAGTGGTGGGAGTATTCCGATTACAGCGATGTTCGAGCAGGTTCTGGGAGCCAAATCAGTTTTGATGGGCTTCGGGTTAGATTCTGATGCGATTCACTCGCCAAATGAGCACTATGGACTCTATAATTTTTATAAGGGAATTGAAAGTATTCCTCTTTTCTTTGAAAATTACGCGAAATCGTAAGCCATAAAAATGCCTCTTCAGGGGCATTTTTTTAATATTTTAAATCACTAAATATGAATGAAAAAGTAGCTTATATTACAGGAGGAACCAAAGGAATTGGTTTCGGTATTGCACAGGTTTTACTTAAAAACGGCATCAGAATTGCCGTTTCTGGTAGAAAGCAGGAAGATGCGGAAGAAGCAGCGAGAATTTTATCAGAAGATGACACAAAAGTCTTCGGAATAGCGTCCGACGTTAAGAATTTTGAAGATGAAAAAAATGCCGTGGCAGAAATTATTAAAAAGTTCGGTCGTCTCGATTATGTTATTGCCAATGCAGGCCTCGGTGTATTTAAACCCGTAGATGAACTTTCTCTTGAAGACTGGAACGACATGATTGATACTAATCTCAAAGGTGTTTTTCATACGTTGAAAGCCGCAATTCCATCACTTAAAAATACGGAGGGATATTTTATCAGCATTGCAAGTCTGGCCGGAACCAATTTCTTTGAAAACGGCTCGGGATACAACGCTTCTAAATTTGGTGTGGTAGGTTTTACGCAGGCTGCGATGATTGACTTAAGAAAATATAACATCAAAGTTTCTACTATTATGCCGGGTTCAGTTTCGACGAATTTCAACGGCAACGAACCTTCTGAAAAAGACGCCTGGAAAATTCAGCCTGAAGATCTCGGTGAGCTGGTTTTGGATATTTTTAAAATGAATCCGCGTACTCTGCCGAGTAAGATCGAGATCAGACCTTCTAAACCAAACAGTTAATTATGTATGAAATATCAAATTTTGATTAATACTATGCATGCATAACATTTTATTTTTTATCTTAGCGAAAATTACTCAGGTAGTTTTGTGCAGTAATGTTATGGCTAAAAACCAATAATTAAAAATAATTAACACATGAAAATATTAGTTTGTATCAGTAGTGTTCCAGATACTACTTCAAAAATTAATTTTACAGCAGACAAGTCTGCTTTCGACAAAAACGGAATTCAATGGGTAATCAATCCTTTAGATGAATTCTCTCTAACCAAAGCGGTTAAATTGCAGGAATCTCTGGGAGCAACAGTTACCGTAGCCAATGTTGGAGACGCAGCTACTGAACCCGTGATCCGAAAAGCTCTCGCAATTGGAGCAACTGATGCAATAAGAGTAAATACGGAAGCTAAAGACAGTTTTTCGGTTGCTACTGAAATCGCGAATATTGCGAGAAATGGTGGTTACGATTTAATCCTTTGCGGTAAAGAATCTATTGATTATAACGGTGGTGCTGTACCGGGAATGGTAGCACAGTTATTGAACCATCCCTTTGTAAATGCATGCGTTGGTTTGGAAGTGAATGGTACTGAAGTTACTGCAGTAAGAGAAATTGAAGGGGGTAAAGAAACCATTTCTGTGAAATTACCAGCGGTAATCGCGGGACAGAAAGGTATGGTTGATGAAAAAGATTTAATCATCCCGAACATGAGAGGTATTATGTCTGCAAGAACAAAACCGCTTCATATTCAGGAGCCAGCAGGTTCTGAAGTTAAAGTACAGGGTGTTTCCTACGACTCGGTTCCGGCTAGAGCTGCTGTGAAGATGGTGACTCCAGATAACCTGGACGAGTTGGTGAGATTGCTTCACGAAGAGGCTAAGGTGATTTAATCTAATTTCAACATTTAAAATTAAAAAAAATGGCAGTATTCGTATATGCAGAAAATATAAACGGAGTTTACAAGAAAGCCGCTTTCGAAGCAGTTTCTTATGCAAAAGCAGTTGCTGATAAGTTGGGAGAAACCGTGACAGCAATTTCCGTAAATCCTACAGATTCGTCAGATCTTTTGTATAAATATGGCGCAGAAAAAGTCATCAGTATCAAAGATGAGGGTCTGAAAAATTTCAGTGCTAAAGCTTACGCACAGGCAGTAAATGAAGTTGCAGACGGTAATATACTGGTTTTTCCACACACCACAGATGCTTCTTCTATTGCGCCTATGTTGGTGATTATGAAGAATTATTCTTTAATTACCAACGTTCTGGAAGCTCCTGAAAGTATTACTCCTTTCCAGGTGAAAAGAAGAGCATTTTCAGGTAAAGGATTCATGCACGCAAAAGCTGATGCAGCGGGAGTTATTGTAACTGTTTCGCAGAATGCTTTCGGTGTGAAGGAAAATTCAGTTGCCGGAACTGAGGAAGTGAAAAATTTAACGGTCGTTAATGAGGATACCAAAGTTCTTTCCCACGAACAGAGTTCTGGGAAACTGGATCTGAAAGAAGCTGAAGTTGTAGTTTCTGCAGGCCGTGGAATGAAAGGTCCTGAAAACTGGGTAATGATCGAAGATCTTGCCAACACTTTAGGGGCAGCAACAGCATGTTCCAAACCTGTTTCTGATATTGGTTGGAGACCTCATTCTGAGCACGTAGGACAAACAGGTAAGGCAATTGCACCGAATCTTTACATCGCAATAGGAATTTCGGGAGCGATTCAGCATTTGGCGGGTGTAAACTCTTCGAAAACGATTGTAGTGATCAACAGTGATCCGGAAGCCCCATTCTTTAAATCCGCAGATTACGGTGTGGTAGGTGATGCGTTCCAGATTATTCCGGCCCTTAACCAGAAAATAAAAGCATTGAAAGGATAATTTTCAGCTTTAGTAGTTGTTAGAAAGCGCCGGTTTTTTCGGCGCTTTTTTTGTTCCTTGTTTTTGATTAAAGTTTGCCACTTTAACGTATCGAGCAAAAAAAAATGTAATTTTACTTTGCAAACTGTTTTTTCAGTTAAAATTATTAAGATGGAAATGTTTGTCTGGAACATGTCTATTTCTTTTCAGCTGCTTTTTATTATTGTCAGTGGAGTGATTTTTTTATACCTGCGCGAAAAAAGTTTTAAATACTACGGCCTTTACAACATCTTCCTTATCATCTATGTTCTAAGCCGCTCCGATGATATTTATTATGGATTTCAGGGGTTAATGATCCGTCTTCTTGGTCATACAGACGGGATCGTTTTTGTGCAGATTCTTAACTTTTTTATTCAGATTGTTTTTTACAGTTTTTATTCAGTCTTTGCTTTCTA
The window above is part of the Kaistella faecalis genome. Proteins encoded here:
- the udk gene encoding uridine kinase produces the protein MLVIGIAGGTGSGKTTVVNKILQQLNVEGVNVLSQDNYYHDNQQLTLSEREVLNYDHPKSIDFELLISHVKALKNGVAIDQPIYSFVTHSRTGDHVQIEPKNVLIVEGILVLTNPELLKEYDLKVFVHADSDERLIRRIRRDTQERGRDLQEVLHRYQTTLKPMHMEFIEPSKNEADLIVPNMKQNTVAIDFLSTVINNTLKKTH
- a CDS encoding FtsB family cell division protein translates to MKELIKDIKPKTPTLKFIQKYVLNKYFITIFLFLGWMVFFDSTSFLVINEMNGEIKKYERQLAYYKEEYQKNDAFYKKLMNNKSEKEKFARENYFMKKPNEEIFILVVDSTNITKTQ
- a CDS encoding methylmalonyl-CoA mutase family protein; the protein is MFTKTTLSDWENTVRKQLKTEDIYEVLSKENLEGITVKPYYASVERPLANLPKVEESTQLVARYREDLEENVFAFLLDKNVENLDEKVLFINNKDLAEHISAEENNRYLSLIDIFSEENSELNEQLGKELLAKDFERNICVDVALHQNSGASMVQQLAFALAKTKDLTETFGEEILSKLVFRFAVGANYFFEMAKIRAFKLVFNQLSKEFGKDEIPYIFVENSFRNKSKNDPENNLIRSTLELSAAMIGGADAVFSNDFRIENATSLSEEISFKQQIVLAYESIINVFDDGGNGSYYIENITQQFAENSWKLFLEIENRGGYCANLKSGELQQLIYNQAVAEQNWVEEGKIKLIGVNLYPKHEKTRSLEDLYDSSVIKPVRWAEMFE
- a CDS encoding class I SAM-dependent methyltransferase, whose product is MKSEVNQLLLTEEIQKYINANLTADLHSLLLKKSPFPEVSMQEIVQQIKGKKVAQKKFPFLLREGIVFPPNLNLEQASSQATAEFKAKNLKAKSFLDLTSGFGIDAYFLSENFDDVTLVEQNTELLETVKHNWKILDRSANFINKNLEDFLKENTGKFDLVYLDPARRDAQKNKKFLLEDLSPNLLEIQEKLCRISDQILIKLSPLIDISYLISVLKNVSEIQIIAVKNEVKELIVLISRENQNSTVQIGCINLESTDPDFSFSYHDERTAVAQFAEPLNFLYLPNNSVLKSGAFNVVANRFQLFKLHPNTHFYTSEELSKDFPGRIMKVEVLEPKMIKKGEKYNIISKNYPLSPDEIKKKYKISDGGNNYLIFTQSHKGKIILRSVE
- a CDS encoding dipeptidase, whose product is MQETLNYINENKQRYVDELFELLKIASISADPAYKDEVLKCADEVAKHLKTAGADHVEVCPTKGYPIVYGEKIIDKNLPTVLVYGHYDVQPPDPLELWTKPPFEPYIEKTPLHPEGAIFARGSADDKGQFFMHVKAFEAMMKTNTLPCNVKFILEGEEEVGSKSLEGFVKENTEKLACDTILISDTHIYSNEQPTVTTGLRGLSYVEVEVEGPNRDLHSGLYGGAVPNPIHVLSRMIANLIDENGHITIDGFYDNVDVVSDEERAEMNKLKDDPEGFKKSIGLNGVEGEKGYTTLERTSIRPTLDCNGIWGGYTGEGAKTVIPSKAFAKISMRLVPYQTPDEITEKFTKYFEKIAPANVKVKVNPHHGGMPYVLPSDTKEFAAARKAMETAFGKEVLPYRSGGSIPITAMFEQVLGAKSVLMGFGLDSDAIHSPNEHYGLYNFYKGIESIPLFFENYAKS
- a CDS encoding SDR family oxidoreductase, encoding MNEKVAYITGGTKGIGFGIAQVLLKNGIRIAVSGRKQEDAEEAARILSEDDTKVFGIASDVKNFEDEKNAVAEIIKKFGRLDYVIANAGLGVFKPVDELSLEDWNDMIDTNLKGVFHTLKAAIPSLKNTEGYFISIASLAGTNFFENGSGYNASKFGVVGFTQAAMIDLRKYNIKVSTIMPGSVSTNFNGNEPSEKDAWKIQPEDLGELVLDIFKMNPRTLPSKIEIRPSKPNS
- a CDS encoding electron transfer flavoprotein subunit beta/FixA family protein produces the protein MKILVCISSVPDTTSKINFTADKSAFDKNGIQWVINPLDEFSLTKAVKLQESLGATVTVANVGDAATEPVIRKALAIGATDAIRVNTEAKDSFSVATEIANIARNGGYDLILCGKESIDYNGGAVPGMVAQLLNHPFVNACVGLEVNGTEVTAVREIEGGKETISVKLPAVIAGQKGMVDEKDLIIPNMRGIMSARTKPLHIQEPAGSEVKVQGVSYDSVPARAAVKMVTPDNLDELVRLLHEEAKVI
- a CDS encoding electron transfer flavoprotein subunit alpha/FixB family protein, whose translation is MAVFVYAENINGVYKKAAFEAVSYAKAVADKLGETVTAISVNPTDSSDLLYKYGAEKVISIKDEGLKNFSAKAYAQAVNEVADGNILVFPHTTDASSIAPMLVIMKNYSLITNVLEAPESITPFQVKRRAFSGKGFMHAKADAAGVIVTVSQNAFGVKENSVAGTEEVKNLTVVNEDTKVLSHEQSSGKLDLKEAEVVVSAGRGMKGPENWVMIEDLANTLGAATACSKPVSDIGWRPHSEHVGQTGKAIAPNLYIAIGISGAIQHLAGVNSSKTIVVINSDPEAPFFKSADYGVVGDAFQIIPALNQKIKALKG